A single window of Leclercia adecarboxylata DNA harbors:
- a CDS encoding GNAT family N-acetyltransferase, giving the protein MKLFSTARTDVLLLTTDLADNLQLFLLENRAYFAPFEPLRNEDYFTLNSITQRIESAQSDYDARKCLQLVFTLKDEHKIIGSINFTNFIFGVFHACYLGFSLDPAYQGKGLMHEALKASLNYVQANYGFHRIMANHLPDNARSSKTLARLGFVKEGYAHSYLKINGVWQDHVLNSLVLPEVE; this is encoded by the coding sequence ATGAAGTTATTTTCCACCGCGCGTACGGATGTGTTGCTGCTGACTACGGATCTGGCTGACAACCTCCAGCTTTTCCTGCTGGAGAACCGGGCGTATTTCGCGCCCTTTGAGCCATTGCGTAATGAGGACTATTTCACGCTAAACAGTATTACTCAAAGAATTGAAAGTGCGCAGAGCGATTACGACGCGAGAAAATGTCTGCAATTGGTTTTCACTTTAAAAGACGAACATAAGATCATCGGCAGTATCAATTTCACTAACTTCATCTTTGGCGTTTTCCATGCGTGCTATCTCGGATTCTCGCTCGATCCTGCTTATCAGGGAAAAGGACTAATGCACGAGGCGCTGAAGGCATCGCTGAACTATGTGCAGGCGAATTATGGTTTTCATCGGATTATGGCAAACCATCTTCCTGATAACGCCCGCAGCAGTAAGACTCTGGCCAGGCTCGGGTTTGTGAAGGAGGGATATGCGCACTCCTATCTCAAAATAAACGGGGTCTGGCAGGACCATGTGCTCAATTCACTTGTTCTGCCAGAAGTAGAGTGA